One segment of Comamonas thiooxydans DNA contains the following:
- the coxB gene encoding cytochrome c oxidase subunit II has product MKNISTKLVPWSLALAAWGSSMAYAAQDLPGGPAVNQLNLHPPVTRIAVEQHWLHWMMLIICTVIFIAVFGVMFYSIWKHRKSQGAKAANFHESVKVEVAWTVAPFIIVILMALPATKVLVAQKDTTNADLTIKATGYQWKWGYDYLSGEGEGLGFVSTLDNAQRQMSNSGDVSNAPSDYLLRVDNPLVVPVGKKVRIITTANDVIHSFMVPAFGIKQDAIPGFVRDTWFKAEKTGDYYGQCAELCGKEHAYMPIHVKVLSAEAYSAWVAEEKKKLAAKADDPNKVWVLADLVARGEKVYAANCAACHQANGKGAGPIKPLDGSPVVLGPTADMMHAVLEGRANGAMPAWKQLSDTELAAVVTFAKNHWSNQTGQLVQPAQFVAARGGKFPEGGGSAAPAAPAADSAAPAQGAAAAASDAGPYQVFFETGKSALDDQAQAAVKKAAEYWKAHKDGKIALSGFVDSTGNADKNAELAKERAKAVAKLLEDSGIAGDRIELRKPETITAAAGSDQQARRVDITAAK; this is encoded by the coding sequence ATGAAAAACATTTCCACCAAGCTGGTTCCCTGGAGTTTGGCCTTGGCGGCGTGGGGCAGTTCCATGGCCTATGCGGCGCAGGATCTGCCGGGAGGCCCTGCCGTCAACCAGCTCAATCTGCATCCGCCTGTGACACGCATTGCCGTGGAGCAGCACTGGCTGCACTGGATGATGCTCATCATCTGCACGGTGATCTTCATCGCGGTGTTCGGGGTGATGTTCTATTCCATCTGGAAGCACCGCAAATCCCAGGGAGCCAAGGCCGCGAACTTCCATGAATCGGTCAAGGTGGAAGTGGCCTGGACGGTGGCTCCCTTCATCATCGTGATCCTGATGGCGCTGCCAGCCACCAAGGTGCTGGTGGCACAGAAAGACACGACCAATGCCGACCTCACCATCAAGGCCACCGGCTACCAGTGGAAATGGGGTTATGACTATCTGAGCGGCGAGGGCGAAGGCCTGGGCTTTGTGTCCACGCTGGATAACGCCCAGCGCCAGATGTCCAACAGCGGCGATGTGAGCAACGCGCCCAGCGACTATCTGCTGAGAGTCGACAACCCGCTGGTCGTTCCCGTGGGCAAGAAGGTGCGCATCATCACCACGGCCAACGATGTGATCCACTCCTTCATGGTGCCGGCCTTCGGCATCAAGCAGGACGCGATTCCCGGCTTTGTGCGCGACACCTGGTTCAAGGCCGAGAAGACCGGCGACTACTACGGCCAGTGTGCCGAGTTGTGCGGCAAGGAACATGCCTACATGCCCATCCACGTGAAGGTGCTGTCTGCGGAGGCTTACAGCGCCTGGGTGGCCGAAGAAAAGAAGAAGCTGGCCGCCAAGGCCGATGATCCGAACAAGGTCTGGGTACTGGCCGATCTGGTGGCACGTGGCGAAAAAGTCTATGCCGCCAACTGCGCTGCCTGCCACCAGGCCAATGGCAAGGGAGCCGGTCCCATCAAGCCGCTGGACGGCAGTCCCGTGGTGCTGGGCCCCACGGCCGACATGATGCATGCCGTGCTCGAAGGCCGCGCCAACGGTGCCATGCCGGCCTGGAAGCAGCTGAGCGACACCGAGCTGGCAGCGGTGGTGACCTTTGCCAAGAACCACTGGAGCAACCAGACCGGCCAGCTGGTGCAGCCCGCCCAGTTTGTGGCTGCGCGCGGCGGCAAGTTCCCTGAAGGCGGCGGAAGTGCGGCACCCGCAGCTCCGGCTGCCGACTCTGCTGCTCCTGCGCAAGGTGCAGCCGCTGCCGCCAGCGATGCAGGCCCTTATCAGGTCTTTTTCGAGACCGGCAAGAGCGCGCTCGACGATCAGGCTCAGGCTGCGGTGAAGAAGGCGGCCGAGTACTGGAAGGCCCACAAGGACGGCAAGATTGCTCTGTCGGGCTTTGTGGACTCCACCGGCAACGCCGACAAGAACGCGGAGCTGGCCAAGGAGCGAGCCAAGGCCGTGGCCAAGCTGCTGGAGGACAGCGGTATTGCGGGAGACCGCATCGAGCTGCGCAAGCCCGAGACCATCACGGCTGCGGCAGGCTCGGACCAGCAGGCACGCCGTGTTGACATCACGGCCGCGAAGTAA
- a CDS encoding class I SAM-dependent methyltransferase — MAAPAESPWLHEEVASRMQQRLDWIVKPPETWCHWEPVRGGMQAHHLLRERYPQAECTIYEPVARREAVAQDKLGSRWWQLSRWKGAAVQMGAPADASMDMLWANMLLHTAADPQTLIERWHKALKVDGYVMFSCLGPDTVQQLHRLYAELGWGPAGHTFTDMHDWGDMLVHSGFAEPVMDMERITLTFATPQRLLQELRELGRNFHPGRFAGLRGRGWKAGLLQKIEQHWADKQPDGQLSLTFEIVYGHAYKPQPKLRLEANSAVSLEDMKAMLKQPRNTGLR, encoded by the coding sequence ATGGCCGCTCCGGCCGAATCTCCCTGGTTGCACGAGGAGGTGGCCAGCCGCATGCAGCAGCGCCTGGACTGGATCGTGAAGCCGCCCGAGACCTGGTGCCACTGGGAGCCGGTTCGCGGTGGCATGCAGGCACACCATCTGCTGCGCGAGCGTTATCCGCAGGCCGAATGCACGATCTATGAACCCGTAGCCCGCCGCGAGGCGGTGGCCCAGGACAAGCTCGGCAGCCGCTGGTGGCAGCTCTCGCGCTGGAAGGGGGCTGCCGTGCAGATGGGGGCGCCCGCAGATGCCAGCATGGACATGCTCTGGGCCAATATGCTGCTGCATACCGCAGCCGACCCGCAGACCCTGATCGAGCGCTGGCACAAGGCGCTCAAGGTCGATGGCTATGTCATGTTCTCCTGCCTCGGGCCGGATACGGTGCAGCAGCTGCACAGGCTCTACGCCGAACTGGGCTGGGGGCCGGCAGGTCATACGTTTACCGATATGCATGACTGGGGCGACATGCTGGTGCACTCCGGCTTTGCCGAACCGGTGATGGACATGGAGCGCATCACCCTGACCTTCGCCACGCCGCAGCGTCTGCTGCAGGAGCTGCGCGAACTGGGCCGCAATTTCCACCCCGGGCGTTTTGCCGGCCTGCGCGGCCGTGGCTGGAAGGCCGGGCTGTTGCAGAAAATTGAGCAGCACTGGGCCGACAAGCAGCCCGATGGACAGCTCTCGCTGACCTTCGAGATCGTCTATGGTCACGCCTACAAACCGCAGCCCAAGCTGCGTCTGGAAGCCAATAGCGCCGTGTCGCTGGAAGACATGAAGGCCATGCTCAAACAGCCGCGCAACACGGGTTTGCGATAG
- a CDS encoding ComF family protein — MPDLHATWLSHLRRQQQRWLDALPSQCAVCGRWPGPRICRDCHARWAQHKHRCHSCALPLPALVSLCGNCLKQPPQLKRCTAALDYAYPWQNLITRYKFQADLGLVRSLGRLMASHPEVREQLRACDALLPMPASAQRVRERGFDHSLLLARSLSEQYGRPLPLLSEAVQRQHLELPQHASSREQRLRQLRGIFSLVPARQALVKGREILLLDDVMTTGATLDALAGCLLSAGAASVSAVVLARTP; from the coding sequence ATGCCCGACCTTCATGCGACATGGCTTTCACACCTGCGCCGCCAGCAGCAGCGTTGGCTGGATGCCTTGCCCAGCCAGTGCGCAGTCTGTGGACGCTGGCCGGGGCCACGCATCTGCCGCGACTGCCATGCACGCTGGGCTCAGCACAAGCACCGCTGCCACAGTTGTGCCCTGCCGCTGCCCGCTCTGGTCAGCCTCTGCGGCAACTGCCTCAAGCAACCACCCCAACTCAAGCGCTGCACCGCCGCGCTGGACTATGCCTACCCCTGGCAAAACCTCATCACACGCTACAAATTTCAGGCCGATCTGGGGTTGGTGCGCAGTCTGGGCAGGCTGATGGCCAGTCACCCCGAAGTCAGGGAGCAGCTGAGGGCCTGCGATGCCTTGCTGCCCATGCCGGCCTCCGCACAGCGCGTGCGCGAGCGCGGCTTTGACCACAGCCTGCTGCTGGCACGCTCCCTCTCGGAGCAATATGGCAGGCCTTTACCCTTGCTGAGCGAGGCTGTGCAACGCCAACATCTGGAGCTGCCCCAACATGCCTCCAGTCGGGAACAAAGACTGCGCCAGCTACGCGGCATTTTCAGCCTCGTCCCGGCTCGACAGGCTCTGGTAAAAGGGCGGGAGATTTTGCTGCTCGACGACGTGATGACCACCGGTGCCACGCTGGATGCACTGGCAGGCTGCCTGCTGTCGGCCGGCGCAGCATCGGTCAGCGCAGTCGTGCTGGCACGCACGCCTTGA
- the trmL gene encoding tRNA (uridine(34)/cytosine(34)/5-carboxymethylaminomethyluridine(34)-2'-O)-methyltransferase TrmL, with the protein MFHIVLVAPEIPPNTGNVIRLAANTGCSLHLIEPLGFSMEDRHMRRAGLDYHEYANVARHASWEAFLETCQPQRERMFAMTTHSSSPAHAMEFKAGDWLVFGSESKGLPPEVRAQFPNEQRLRLPMLASQRSLNLSNAVAVTVFEAWRQQGFAGAALAEPKTAL; encoded by the coding sequence ATGTTTCATATCGTTCTTGTGGCGCCCGAGATCCCTCCCAACACGGGCAATGTCATCCGTCTGGCCGCCAATACGGGTTGCAGCCTGCATCTGATCGAGCCGCTGGGCTTTTCCATGGAAGACCGGCATATGCGCCGCGCCGGACTGGACTATCACGAGTACGCCAATGTGGCCCGCCACGCCAGCTGGGAAGCCTTCCTCGAAACCTGTCAGCCGCAGCGCGAGCGCATGTTCGCCATGACCACGCATAGCAGCAGCCCGGCCCATGCCATGGAATTCAAAGCTGGCGACTGGCTGGTCTTTGGTTCTGAAAGCAAAGGACTGCCACCCGAGGTGCGCGCCCAGTTCCCCAACGAGCAGCGACTGCGCCTGCCCATGCTGGCCTCTCAACGCAGCCTGAACTTGTCCAATGCCGTGGCCGTGACGGTGTTCGAAGCCTGGCGCCAGCAGGGTTTCGCGGGTGCTGCCCTTGCAGAGCCAAAGACTGCGCTTTAA
- a CDS encoding DUF4148 domain-containing protein produces MDLQPTDDIRQDCRPDVPKGRIMKYANRFAIVAALAMSAAAAQAAGFDFTGDHYPPEVAGQSTLTRAQVKAQVQDAMARGQLQPVGDAYLPLSQQQQSSNLSREQVRQETIAAGKAGLLDNYGE; encoded by the coding sequence ATGGACTTGCAGCCGACCGACGATATCCGCCAGGACTGCAGGCCCGATGTACCCAAAGGACGAATCATGAAATACGCCAACCGCTTTGCCATCGTTGCCGCCCTGGCCATGTCTGCCGCCGCTGCACAGGCCGCAGGCTTTGACTTCACCGGCGACCACTACCCTCCCGAAGTTGCAGGTCAGTCCACCCTGACCCGTGCCCAGGTCAAGGCCCAGGTGCAGGACGCCATGGCCAGGGGTCAGCTGCAGCCCGTTGGCGATGCCTATCTGCCTCTGTCCCAGCAACAGCAATCCAGCAACCTCAGCCGTGAGCAAGTGCGCCAGGAAACCATTGCCGCAGGCAAGGCCGGTTTGCTGGACAACTATGGCGAATGA
- a CDS encoding MaoC family dehydratase, with product MKTFRSYSEVLASIGQEVAVSDWITITQAQIQMFADATGDQQWIHTDPERAAQGPFGAPIAHGFLTLSLLPQFFEGTFKIEGAKMGVNYGLNRVRFMAPVPVNSRLRARMTLQAAERIEPAGIQMTWLVTVEREGSDKPVCVAESLARSFGAAA from the coding sequence ATGAAAACCTTTCGCTCCTACTCCGAAGTGCTGGCCTCGATTGGGCAGGAAGTCGCCGTCAGCGACTGGATCACCATCACACAGGCCCAGATTCAAATGTTTGCCGATGCCACGGGCGATCAGCAATGGATTCATACCGATCCCGAGCGTGCAGCCCAGGGGCCGTTCGGCGCGCCGATTGCCCATGGCTTTCTCACGCTGTCCCTGCTGCCTCAGTTTTTCGAAGGCACTTTCAAGATCGAAGGCGCCAAGATGGGGGTGAACTACGGGCTCAACCGTGTGCGCTTCATGGCCCCGGTGCCCGTCAACAGCCGCTTGCGGGCCCGCATGACATTGCAGGCAGCGGAGCGCATCGAGCCGGCTGGCATCCAGATGACCTGGCTGGTGACGGTGGAGCGCGAGGGCAGCGACAAGCCTGTGTGCGTGGCTGAGTCGCTGGCGCGCAGCTTTGGTGCTGCGGCCTGA
- a CDS encoding LysE family transporter, whose translation MDLHTWFAFFVASWIIAVSPGSGAVLSMSHGLSYGVRKTSATIMGLQLGLLLILLIAGAGVGSLLMASEWAFNAVKIVGAGYLIYLGISQWRSGGSPLAAQEAVPEASLKKRVLTGFLTNATNPKGIIFMVAVLPQFMTTSRPLAPQLAILAVTMLAVDTTVMHSYAAGASALRGLMRSARAMRNQNRVFGGLLMAVGTGLFFVQRSSEA comes from the coding sequence ATGGATCTGCACACCTGGTTTGCTTTTTTTGTGGCCTCCTGGATCATCGCGGTCTCGCCGGGGTCGGGGGCTGTGCTGTCCATGAGTCATGGCCTGTCCTATGGCGTGCGCAAGACCAGCGCCACCATCATGGGTCTGCAGCTCGGGCTGCTGCTCATCTTGTTGATAGCAGGTGCCGGCGTGGGCTCGCTGCTCATGGCGTCCGAGTGGGCCTTCAATGCCGTCAAGATCGTGGGCGCCGGCTATCTCATCTATCTGGGCATCAGCCAGTGGCGTTCGGGCGGCTCGCCGCTGGCTGCGCAAGAGGCCGTGCCCGAGGCCAGTCTCAAAAAGCGCGTGCTGACGGGCTTTCTGACCAATGCCACCAATCCCAAGGGCATCATCTTCATGGTCGCCGTGCTGCCGCAGTTCATGACCACCAGCCGTCCTCTGGCCCCTCAGTTGGCGATTCTGGCCGTGACCATGCTGGCCGTGGACACCACGGTGATGCACAGCTATGCCGCAGGCGCCAGCGCCTTGCGCGGCCTGATGCGCAGCGCACGCGCCATGCGCAACCAGAACCGCGTGTTCGGCGGCCTGCTGATGGCCGTGGGTACAGGCCTGTTTTTTGTTCAGCGTTCCAGCGAAGCCTGA
- the kefC gene encoding glutathione-regulated potassium-efflux system protein KefC produces MEHGSPIWLTYGFIYLTAAVLAVPIARALGLGAIIGYLGAGIAMGPWGFGLVRNVDDILHFAEFGVVLMLFVIGLELQPKRLWELRRPIFGWGMAQMAVCTGILFLAAWAFGLSWRVSLIAGMGLALSSTAVCLQIMAERNLMRTPSGQAAFSILLFQDVAAIPILALIPILGAYKVAHASHGDSHVWLAILKTVGTIGAVIIGGRLLLQPLLRWIARSKTPEIFTATSLLLVVGIAMLMTQVGLSMALGAFLAGVLLADSEYRSELETNIEPFKGLLLGLFFMAVGMSIDFGVILQSPWTMAAMVTGFIALKAVMIFGLARFMQIPWRERPVFTLMLAQGGEFAFVVFQTAAQYKVFRHSVSSMLVAAVALSMLLGPLLLVLLDKLLLRRFSTISDEECGMEKAQEISEPQDSPIIIAGFGRYGQIVARVLLAQGIRPTILDHSVEMLEAAQIYGHRVFYGDATRMDLLRIAGAAQAHVLVIAVDTTEQSLKIASQVRKHFPNLEIVARTRDLNHWFQLRDLGVEHAQREVFESSLISAQSVLELLGQSPAEAKRITARFREHNLALAERMYPHYKDKNQLIAVAKQGRQQLVEQMAKERADLLADNADAPDTPLASEQDHSPADARQP; encoded by the coding sequence ATGGAACACGGCTCTCCCATCTGGCTGACTTACGGCTTCATCTATCTTACGGCAGCGGTTCTGGCCGTCCCCATCGCCAGAGCCCTGGGCCTGGGAGCCATCATCGGCTACCTGGGCGCCGGCATTGCCATGGGCCCCTGGGGTTTTGGCCTGGTGCGCAATGTGGACGACATCCTGCACTTTGCCGAGTTCGGCGTGGTGCTGATGCTGTTCGTGATCGGACTTGAGCTGCAGCCCAAGCGCCTCTGGGAGCTACGCCGCCCCATCTTCGGCTGGGGCATGGCGCAAATGGCGGTCTGCACCGGTATTCTGTTCCTGGCTGCCTGGGCCTTTGGGCTGTCGTGGCGCGTCAGCCTGATTGCGGGCATGGGCCTGGCCCTGTCATCCACCGCTGTCTGCCTGCAGATCATGGCCGAGCGCAATCTGATGCGTACTCCCAGCGGACAGGCAGCCTTCTCCATCCTGCTGTTCCAGGACGTGGCAGCCATCCCCATCCTGGCGCTGATTCCGATTCTCGGCGCCTACAAGGTCGCCCATGCGAGCCACGGAGACAGCCATGTCTGGCTGGCCATTCTCAAGACCGTGGGCACGATTGGTGCCGTCATCATCGGTGGCCGATTGCTGCTGCAACCGCTGCTGCGCTGGATTGCGCGCAGCAAGACCCCCGAGATCTTCACCGCCACCTCGCTGCTGCTGGTCGTGGGCATTGCCATGCTGATGACGCAGGTGGGCCTGTCCATGGCGCTGGGCGCCTTCCTGGCCGGCGTGCTGCTGGCCGACAGCGAGTACCGCAGTGAGCTGGAAACCAATATCGAGCCGTTCAAAGGCCTGCTGCTGGGCCTGTTTTTCATGGCCGTGGGCATGAGCATCGACTTCGGCGTCATCCTCCAGTCCCCGTGGACCATGGCGGCCATGGTGACGGGCTTTATTGCGCTGAAGGCCGTGATGATCTTCGGTCTGGCCAGATTCATGCAGATCCCCTGGCGCGAGCGCCCGGTGTTCACGCTGATGCTGGCGCAAGGTGGCGAATTCGCCTTTGTGGTGTTTCAGACGGCGGCGCAGTACAAGGTGTTTCGCCACAGCGTCTCGTCCATGCTGGTCGCGGCCGTGGCACTGTCCATGCTGCTGGGCCCGCTGCTGCTGGTGCTGCTGGACAAACTGCTGCTGCGCCGCTTCTCCACCATCAGTGACGAGGAATGTGGCATGGAGAAGGCCCAGGAAATCTCCGAGCCTCAGGACTCGCCCATCATCATTGCCGGCTTTGGCCGCTACGGCCAGATCGTGGCTCGCGTGTTGCTGGCCCAGGGCATACGCCCGACCATCCTGGACCATAGCGTGGAAATGCTGGAGGCCGCGCAGATCTACGGCCACCGCGTGTTCTACGGCGATGCCACACGCATGGACCTGCTGCGCATCGCAGGCGCGGCCCAGGCCCATGTGCTGGTGATTGCCGTCGACACCACCGAGCAGTCCCTCAAGATAGCCAGTCAGGTGCGCAAGCATTTCCCCAACCTCGAAATCGTGGCCCGCACCCGGGATCTCAATCACTGGTTCCAACTGCGCGATCTTGGAGTCGAGCATGCCCAGCGCGAAGTGTTCGAGTCCAGCCTGATCTCGGCCCAGTCGGTGCTGGAGCTGCTGGGTCAGAGTCCGGCCGAAGCCAAACGCATCACGGCACGTTTCAGGGAGCACAATCTGGCACTGGCCGAGCGCATGTACCCGCATTACAAGGACAAGAACCAGCTGATTGCGGTGGCCAAGCAGGGCCGCCAGCAACTGGTGGAGCAGATGGCCAAGGAGCGTGCCGATCTGCTGGCCGACAACGCCGATGCACCCGATACGCCCCTGGCCAGCGAGCAAGACCACAGTCCGGCCGACGCCCGGCAGCCGTGA
- a CDS encoding DUF1841 family protein, whose product MFNPSQADVRRFFCGVRAKMISGAPMEAIETLASLWIDEHPEYFDELSDVDAAVARNYDAETERTNPFLHLSMHLSISEQCSVDSPRGIRQAVELLTRKRDLHDAHHAAMECLGQMLWESQRSGRPPDGEAYVAGVQRLATTDGSFKSTP is encoded by the coding sequence ATGTTCAACCCCAGTCAAGCCGATGTACGGCGATTTTTTTGCGGTGTGCGCGCCAAGATGATCAGCGGCGCGCCCATGGAGGCCATCGAGACGCTGGCCAGCCTGTGGATAGACGAGCACCCCGAGTACTTCGACGAGCTCTCCGACGTGGATGCCGCGGTGGCGCGCAACTACGATGCGGAGACCGAGCGCACCAACCCGTTTCTGCACCTGTCCATGCATCTGTCCATCAGCGAGCAGTGCAGCGTGGACTCGCCACGCGGCATACGCCAGGCCGTAGAACTGCTGACCAGAAAGCGTGATCTGCATGATGCCCATCACGCCGCCATGGAATGCCTGGGCCAGATGCTCTGGGAAAGTCAGCGCTCGGGACGCCCGCCCGATGGCGAGGCCTATGTCGCCGGAGTGCAGCGTTTGGCCACCACCGACGGCAGTTTTAAAAGTACCCCCTGA
- a CDS encoding cytochrome c, translated as MIKTWTTVLAVVVASVTGIANAQAVKGDAKAGEGKIAMCIGCHGITGYQASFPEVYKVPMIGGQNEAYIVSALNAYKKGERKHPTMRGIADSLSEQDMADVAAFYAGHGKAKDGKAKEANSAVTALLQKGACFSCHGEGFSKPIDPSYPKVAGQYSDYVFRALQSYKTDGNPLVGRSNGVMAGIAKQFKNDELQQLAKYIGGLDSEMQVVAQPHFRLGQK; from the coding sequence ATGATAAAAACTTGGACCACGGTATTGGCAGTAGTTGTCGCATCAGTGACCGGCATCGCAAACGCCCAGGCTGTCAAGGGCGATGCAAAGGCGGGTGAAGGCAAGATCGCCATGTGCATAGGCTGTCACGGCATCACCGGCTATCAGGCCAGTTTCCCTGAGGTTTACAAAGTGCCGATGATCGGCGGGCAGAACGAGGCCTATATCGTCTCGGCCCTGAATGCCTATAAAAAAGGCGAACGAAAACACCCCACCATGCGTGGCATTGCCGACTCGCTGAGCGAGCAGGACATGGCCGATGTGGCGGCCTTCTATGCAGGTCATGGCAAGGCCAAGGATGGCAAGGCCAAGGAGGCGAACTCTGCTGTCACGGCGCTGCTGCAAAAAGGTGCCTGCTTCTCCTGTCACGGTGAAGGCTTTTCGAAACCCATTGACCCGTCCTATCCCAAGGTAGCGGGGCAGTATTCGGACTATGTTTTCCGCGCCTTGCAGTCATACAAAACCGATGGCAATCCGCTCGTCGGGCGCAGCAATGGCGTGATGGCGGGTATTGCCAAGCAGTTCAAGAACGACGAGTTGCAGCAGCTCGCCAAGTACATCGGTGGCCTGGACAGCGAGATGCAGGTAGTGGCGCAGCCGCACTTCCGCCTGGGCCAGAAATAG
- a CDS encoding MoxR family ATPase: MKFQGSDKYVATQDLMLAVNAAATLQRPLLIKGEPGTGKTMLAEEVAQALDMPLLQWHIKSTTKAQQGLYEYDAVSRLRDSQLGDERVKDIHNYIVKGVLWQAFTAERPVALLIDEIDKADIEFPNDLLREIDRMEFYCYETHEMIRAKHRPLVFITSNNEKELPDAFLRRCFFQYIKFPDADTMRQIVAVHFPKLQGELLNAAMKVFYDVRNLPGLKKKPSTSELIDWLKLLVAEEIPASALQSEEGKVSVPPLVGALLKNEQDMSLFEKLVFMNQRNR; this comes from the coding sequence ATGAAGTTTCAAGGTTCCGACAAATACGTGGCCACGCAAGATCTGATGCTGGCCGTCAACGCTGCCGCTACCCTGCAGCGCCCCCTGCTCATCAAGGGCGAGCCCGGCACGGGCAAGACCATGCTGGCCGAGGAAGTGGCCCAGGCGCTGGACATGCCACTGTTGCAGTGGCATATCAAGTCCACCACCAAGGCCCAGCAAGGCCTGTATGAGTACGACGCCGTGAGCCGCCTGCGCGATTCGCAACTGGGTGACGAGCGCGTCAAGGACATTCACAACTACATCGTCAAGGGCGTGCTCTGGCAGGCCTTCACGGCGGAGCGCCCCGTGGCCCTGCTGATCGATGAGATCGACAAGGCCGACATCGAGTTCCCCAACGACTTGCTGCGCGAAATCGATCGCATGGAGTTCTATTGCTACGAGACCCACGAGATGATCCGCGCCAAACACCGCCCCCTGGTGTTCATCACCTCGAACAACGAAAAAGAGCTGCCTGACGCATTTTTGCGCCGCTGCTTCTTCCAATACATCAAGTTCCCCGATGCCGACACCATGCGCCAGATCGTGGCCGTGCACTTCCCCAAGCTGCAGGGTGAATTGCTGAACGCCGCCATGAAGGTCTTCTACGATGTGCGCAATCTGCCCGGCCTCAAGAAAAAGCCTTCGACCAGCGAGCTGATCGACTGGCTCAAGCTGCTGGTCGCCGAGGAAATTCCTGCATCGGCCCTGCAATCCGAGGAAGGCAAGGTCAGCGTACCGCCCCTGGTTGGCGCACTGCTCAAGAACGAACAGGATATGAGCCTGTTTGAAAAGCTGGTCTTCATGAACCAGCGCAACCGCTAA
- a CDS encoding GNAT family N-acetyltransferase: MTFVEPVTLRDRGVRLEPLDLSHEPGLAAAAADGELWKIRVTSVPEPDEVRSYIETALLGRDQGHRFAFAVLDDATGKVLGTTSYHDIVPAIRRVEIGYTWYAKSVQRTHVNTSAKLLLLAHAFGTLGCHVVGWRTDNFNFASQRAIERLGAKKDGVIRGHALRRDGTIRDTVMYSMRSGEWPEARAQLLYLLEQHAPAA, from the coding sequence ATGACTTTTGTAGAACCTGTGACCTTGCGCGACCGCGGCGTGCGACTGGAGCCGCTGGATCTGAGCCATGAGCCTGGACTGGCAGCGGCCGCTGCCGATGGAGAGCTGTGGAAGATTCGAGTGACTTCCGTGCCCGAGCCTGACGAGGTACGCAGCTATATCGAAACCGCGCTGCTAGGCCGCGACCAGGGCCACCGCTTTGCGTTCGCCGTGCTCGACGATGCCACCGGCAAGGTGCTGGGCACGACCAGTTATCACGACATCGTTCCCGCCATTCGCCGCGTGGAGATTGGCTACACCTGGTATGCCAAAAGCGTGCAGCGCACCCATGTCAACACCTCGGCCAAGCTACTGCTGCTGGCCCATGCCTTCGGTACGCTGGGCTGCCATGTGGTGGGCTGGCGCACGGACAACTTCAACTTCGCCAGCCAGCGCGCCATCGAGCGCCTGGGTGCCAAGAAAGATGGCGTGATTCGCGGCCATGCGCTGCGCCGCGACGGCACGATTCGCGACACCGTGATGTACAGCATGCGCAGTGGCGAATGGCCTGAAGCCCGTGCACAACTGCTCTATCTTCTGGAGCAGCATGCACCCGCTGCATAA